Proteins encoded together in one Antennarius striatus isolate MH-2024 chromosome 13, ASM4005453v1, whole genome shotgun sequence window:
- the kcnk12l gene encoding potassium channel subfamily K member 13 isoform X1 — MAQRRATGGCCCCSRMSVNEDNARFCLLAGLILLYLLCGAAIFSALEHPFEMRARRRWKQQLENFTQQYRVNLGALHTLLRQYEEANRAGIRVDALRPRWDFSGAFYFVSTVVSTIGFGMTTPATIAGKIFLILYGLIGCAATILFFNLFLERIITMLAYVMRWCHERRLRCAGVGVMSSREESAHEEDSLEGWKPSVYYVMMILGVASVVIACSASTLYSSMENWSYVDSLYFCFVAFSTIGFGDLVSSQRQQYESQEAYRLGNCLFILMGVCCIYSLFNVISIIIKQTLNWMVGKLVCSGPSRPCSCCTPSGWWLCCPCLQKKHHNQRSLPAHFRQKRLKRNTVQPITSHRPAGRHRYTEGSVETVCDSETDAGAVPDEVCVGRRLSGEMISVNEFMVSNKVSLALLQKQLSETAHQGPRQSYGHQNGFSGGVGALAVMNNRLQETSVDSGSLCRQWGPAVSSMASSGVQKR, encoded by the exons ATGGCTCAGAGGAGGGCTACtggtggctgctgctgctgctccaggatgTCCGTGAATGAAGACAACGCCCGTTTCTGCTTGCTGGCCGGACTCATCCTGCTCTATTTACTGTGTGGCGCAGCTATCTTCTCAGCCTTGGAGCACCCCTTTGAAATGCGAGCCCGTCGTCGTTGGAAACAGCAGCTGGAAAACTTCACCCAGCAATACAGGGTCAACCTGGGCGCTCTGCACACCCTACTCCGTCAGTACGAAGAGGCAAACAGAGCAGGGATCAGAGTGGATGCATTGAGGCCTCGTTGGGACTTTTCTGGGGCTTTCTATTTTGTGAGCACAGTTGTCTCCACTATCG GTTTTGGCATGACCACGCCAGCAACTATAGCTGGAAAAATATTCTTGATTCTTTATGGTCTCATTGGCTGTGCCGCGACCATTCTCTTCTTCAACCTCTTCCTGGAGAGGATCATCACCATGTTAGCTTATGTCATGCGTTGGTGTCACGAGCGTCGGCTGAGGTGTGCTGGAGTTGGCGTGATGTCGAGCAGGGAGGAATCTGCCCATGAGGAGGACAGCCTGGAAGGCTGGAAACCATCAGTATATTACGTAATGATGATCCTGGGAGTGGCTTCGGTTGTGATTGCGTGCAGTGCTTCCACTCTTTACAGTTCCATGGAGAACTGGAGCTACGTGGACTCCCTATACTTCTGCTTTGTGGCCTTTAGCACCATCGGCTTTGGCGATCTGGTGAGTAGTCAGAGACAGCAGTATGAGTCTCAGGAGGCCTACCGACTCGGAAactgtcttttcattttaatgggGGTGTGTTGCATCTACTCACTTTTCAACGtaatctccatcatcatcaagcAAACTCTGAACTGGATGGTGGGGAAGCTGGTTTGCTCAGGGCCCAGCCGGCCCTGCTCCTGCTGCACGCCTAGTGGCTGGTGGCTGTGCTGCCCCTGCCTCCAGAAGAAACATCACAACCAGAGGAGCCTGCCTGCACATTTCAGGCAAAAGCGTTTAAAACGCAACACTGTGCAGCCAATCACGTCCCACCGCCCCGCAGGAAGACACCGTTACACAGAGGGCTCTGTGGAGACAGTGTGTGACAGTGAGACGGATGCAGGTGCAGTGCctgatgaggtgtgtgtgggcCGACGACTGTCTGGAGAGATGATCTCTGTCAATGAGTTCATGGTGTCCAATAAGGTTTCTCTGGCTCTGCTGCAGAAGCAGCTGAGTGAAACGGCTCACCAGGGCCCGAGGCAAAGCTACGGCCATCAGAATGGATTTTCGGGTGGTGTGGGGGCCTTAGCCGTAATGAATAATCGCCTACAGGAAACAAGTGTGGATAG TGGAAGTCTATGCAGACAATGGGGTCCTGCAGTGAGCAGCATGGCCAGTTCCGGAGTTCAGAAGAGATGA
- the kcnk12l gene encoding potassium channel subfamily K member 13 isoform X2: MAQRRATGGCCCCSRMSVNEDNARFCLLAGLILLYLLCGAAIFSALEHPFEMRARRRWKQQLENFTQQYRVNLGALHTLLRQYEEANRAGIRVDALRPRWDFSGAFYFVSTVVSTIGFGMTTPATIAGKIFLILYGLIGCAATILFFNLFLERIITMLAYVMRWCHERRLRCAGVGVMSSREESAHEEDSLEGWKPSVYYVMMILGVASVVIACSASTLYSSMENWSYVDSLYFCFVAFSTIGFGDLVSSQRQQYESQEAYRLGNCLFILMGVCCIYSLFNVISIIIKQTLNWMVGKLVCSGPSRPCSCCTPSGWWLCCPCLQKKHHNQRSLPAHFRQKRLKRNTVQPITSHRPAGRHRYTEGSVETVCDSETDAGAVPDEVCVGRRLSGEMISVNEFMVSNKVSLALLQKQLSETAHQGPRQSYGHQNGFSGGVGALAVMNNRLQETSVDR; the protein is encoded by the exons ATGGCTCAGAGGAGGGCTACtggtggctgctgctgctgctccaggatgTCCGTGAATGAAGACAACGCCCGTTTCTGCTTGCTGGCCGGACTCATCCTGCTCTATTTACTGTGTGGCGCAGCTATCTTCTCAGCCTTGGAGCACCCCTTTGAAATGCGAGCCCGTCGTCGTTGGAAACAGCAGCTGGAAAACTTCACCCAGCAATACAGGGTCAACCTGGGCGCTCTGCACACCCTACTCCGTCAGTACGAAGAGGCAAACAGAGCAGGGATCAGAGTGGATGCATTGAGGCCTCGTTGGGACTTTTCTGGGGCTTTCTATTTTGTGAGCACAGTTGTCTCCACTATCG GTTTTGGCATGACCACGCCAGCAACTATAGCTGGAAAAATATTCTTGATTCTTTATGGTCTCATTGGCTGTGCCGCGACCATTCTCTTCTTCAACCTCTTCCTGGAGAGGATCATCACCATGTTAGCTTATGTCATGCGTTGGTGTCACGAGCGTCGGCTGAGGTGTGCTGGAGTTGGCGTGATGTCGAGCAGGGAGGAATCTGCCCATGAGGAGGACAGCCTGGAAGGCTGGAAACCATCAGTATATTACGTAATGATGATCCTGGGAGTGGCTTCGGTTGTGATTGCGTGCAGTGCTTCCACTCTTTACAGTTCCATGGAGAACTGGAGCTACGTGGACTCCCTATACTTCTGCTTTGTGGCCTTTAGCACCATCGGCTTTGGCGATCTGGTGAGTAGTCAGAGACAGCAGTATGAGTCTCAGGAGGCCTACCGACTCGGAAactgtcttttcattttaatgggGGTGTGTTGCATCTACTCACTTTTCAACGtaatctccatcatcatcaagcAAACTCTGAACTGGATGGTGGGGAAGCTGGTTTGCTCAGGGCCCAGCCGGCCCTGCTCCTGCTGCACGCCTAGTGGCTGGTGGCTGTGCTGCCCCTGCCTCCAGAAGAAACATCACAACCAGAGGAGCCTGCCTGCACATTTCAGGCAAAAGCGTTTAAAACGCAACACTGTGCAGCCAATCACGTCCCACCGCCCCGCAGGAAGACACCGTTACACAGAGGGCTCTGTGGAGACAGTGTGTGACAGTGAGACGGATGCAGGTGCAGTGCctgatgaggtgtgtgtgggcCGACGACTGTCTGGAGAGATGATCTCTGTCAATGAGTTCATGGTGTCCAATAAGGTTTCTCTGGCTCTGCTGCAGAAGCAGCTGAGTGAAACGGCTCACCAGGGCCCGAGGCAAAGCTACGGCCATCAGAATGGATTTTCGGGTGGTGTGGGGGCCTTAGCCGTAATGAATAATCGCCTACAGGAAACAAGTGTGGATAGGTAG
- the ppm1nb gene encoding protein phosphatase, Mg2+/Mn2+ dependent, 1Nb (putative) isoform X2 yields the protein MRTSRKGSVEMPAFMRQLVKETEKRVSSFFKGGRGGAAEGEHQGEGEKEEVIPSPYLDRPVLDKLAEEGCARWGLTYALGSMQGWRANMEDFHNCVPQLGGELADWSFFAVFDGHAGSTVAQHCSQHLLGHILATGRMGPDDDPEKVKGALVEGFLQTDKHLHCVARREGWERGGTTVVATLISPYYIYFANCGDSRAMLCRSGQVRFSTEDHKPYSPLEKERIESAGGSVTIQRINGSLAVSRALGDFTYKGAENRTPSQQMVSPEPEVCVVERSPADEFLVLACDGVWDTISNEDLCAFIHNRLRVCTDLRDVCTQVIDLCLYKGSLDNISIILLCFPGAPQLSAEALHQEAELEDLLESKVAEIYNELLVQGEEPDLLSVLTVLASAVIPGLPPGGGIQSKGRHSKSIASI from the exons ATGAGGACATCCAGGAAAGGCAGCGTGGAGATGCCAGCATTTATGCGGCAGCTGgtgaaagagacagagaagagggTGAGTTCTTTCTTCAAAGGGGgccgtggaggagcagcagagggagAGCATCAAGGGGAGGGGGAAAAGGAGGAGGTCATCCCTAGCCCCTACTTGGATCGGCCGGTTCTGGACAAGCTAGCAGAGGAAGGCTGCGCTCGCTGGGGCCTTACTTACGCCCTGGGGAGCATGCAGGGCTGGAGGGCCAACATGGAGGACTTCCACAACTGTGTGCCACAGCTGGGGGGAGAGCTGGCTGACTGGAGCTTCTTCGCTGTGTTCGATGGACATGCaggcagcacagtggcacaACACTGCTCCCAGCACCTCCTGGGTCACATCTTGGCCACAG GTAGAATGGGACCTGACGATGATCCCGAGAAGGTGAAAGGAGCCCTGGTTGAGGGctttctccagacagacaagcacCTGCACTGTGTGGCCCGTCGTGAAGGATGGGAGAGAGGCGGCACCACCGTGGTGGCCACTCTGATCTCACCGTATTACATCTACTTTGCCAACTGTGGCGACTCGCGGGCCATGCTGTGTCGCTCTGGCCAGGTTCGCTTCTCCACTGAGGATCACAAACCATATAGCCCTCTTGAGAAAGAACGCATTGAGAGTGCAGGCGGTTCTGTGACCATCCAAAGGATCAACGGCTCCCTGGCAGTGTCCCGCGCTCTGGGAGACTTCACCTACAAGGGGGCAGAGAACCGAACCCCCAGCCAGCAGATGGTGTCGCCAGAgccagaggtgtgtgtggtggagcgCTCACCTGCAGACGAGTTCCTGGTGCTGGCCTGCGACGGGGTGTGGGACACCATCAGCAACGAGGACCTGTGCGCCTTTATCCACAACCGGTTGCGTGTTTGCACCGACCTGAGGGACGTCTGCACTCAAGTCATCGACCTCTGTCTCTATAAG GGCAGTTTGGACAACATCAGCATCATCCTGCTGTGCTTTCCTGGAGCCCCTCAGCTGTCAGCAGAGGCACTACACCAGGAGGCCGAGCTGGAGGACCTGCTGGAGTCCAAAGTAGCAG AGATTTATAATGAGCTGCTTGTCCAAGGGGAAGAACCTGACCTTCTGTCCGTCCTCACGGTCCTTGCATCTGCTGTAATCCCTGGATTACCACCAGGGGGAGGCATTCAGAGCAA gggtcgccacagcaaatcaattgcctccatctaa
- the kcnk12l gene encoding potassium channel subfamily K member 13 isoform X4, which translates to MAQRRATGGCCCCSRMSVNEDNARFCLLAGLILLYLLCGAAIFSALEHPFEMRARRRWKQQLENFTQQYRVNLGALHTLLRQYEEANRAGIRVDALRPRWDFSGAFYFVSTVVSTIGFGMTTPATIAGKIFLILYGLIGCAATILFFNLFLERIITMLAYVMRWCHERRLRCAGVGVMSSREESAHEEDSLEGWKPSVYYVMMILGVASVVIACSASTLYSSMENWSYVDSLYFCFVAFSTIGFGDLQTLNWMVGKLVCSGPSRPCSCCTPSGWWLCCPCLQKKHHNQRSLPAHFRQKRLKRNTVQPITSHRPAGRHRYTEGSVETVCDSETDAGAVPDEVCVGRRLSGEMISVNEFMVSNKVSLALLQKQLSETAHQGPRQSYGHQNGFSGGVGALAVMNNRLQETSVDSGSLCRQWGPAVSSMASSGVQKR; encoded by the exons ATGGCTCAGAGGAGGGCTACtggtggctgctgctgctgctccaggatgTCCGTGAATGAAGACAACGCCCGTTTCTGCTTGCTGGCCGGACTCATCCTGCTCTATTTACTGTGTGGCGCAGCTATCTTCTCAGCCTTGGAGCACCCCTTTGAAATGCGAGCCCGTCGTCGTTGGAAACAGCAGCTGGAAAACTTCACCCAGCAATACAGGGTCAACCTGGGCGCTCTGCACACCCTACTCCGTCAGTACGAAGAGGCAAACAGAGCAGGGATCAGAGTGGATGCATTGAGGCCTCGTTGGGACTTTTCTGGGGCTTTCTATTTTGTGAGCACAGTTGTCTCCACTATCG GTTTTGGCATGACCACGCCAGCAACTATAGCTGGAAAAATATTCTTGATTCTTTATGGTCTCATTGGCTGTGCCGCGACCATTCTCTTCTTCAACCTCTTCCTGGAGAGGATCATCACCATGTTAGCTTATGTCATGCGTTGGTGTCACGAGCGTCGGCTGAGGTGTGCTGGAGTTGGCGTGATGTCGAGCAGGGAGGAATCTGCCCATGAGGAGGACAGCCTGGAAGGCTGGAAACCATCAGTATATTACGTAATGATGATCCTGGGAGTGGCTTCGGTTGTGATTGCGTGCAGTGCTTCCACTCTTTACAGTTCCATGGAGAACTGGAGCTACGTGGACTCCCTATACTTCTGCTTTGTGGCCTTTAGCACCATCGGCTTTGGCGATCTG cAAACTCTGAACTGGATGGTGGGGAAGCTGGTTTGCTCAGGGCCCAGCCGGCCCTGCTCCTGCTGCACGCCTAGTGGCTGGTGGCTGTGCTGCCCCTGCCTCCAGAAGAAACATCACAACCAGAGGAGCCTGCCTGCACATTTCAGGCAAAAGCGTTTAAAACGCAACACTGTGCAGCCAATCACGTCCCACCGCCCCGCAGGAAGACACCGTTACACAGAGGGCTCTGTGGAGACAGTGTGTGACAGTGAGACGGATGCAGGTGCAGTGCctgatgaggtgtgtgtgggcCGACGACTGTCTGGAGAGATGATCTCTGTCAATGAGTTCATGGTGTCCAATAAGGTTTCTCTGGCTCTGCTGCAGAAGCAGCTGAGTGAAACGGCTCACCAGGGCCCGAGGCAAAGCTACGGCCATCAGAATGGATTTTCGGGTGGTGTGGGGGCCTTAGCCGTAATGAATAATCGCCTACAGGAAACAAGTGTGGATAG TGGAAGTCTATGCAGACAATGGGGTCCTGCAGTGAGCAGCATGGCCAGTTCCGGAGTTCAGAAGAGATGA
- the kcnk12l gene encoding potassium channel subfamily K member 13 isoform X3 has protein sequence MAQRRATGGCCCCSRMSVNEDNARFCLLAGLILLYLLCGAAIFSALEHPFEMRARRRWKQQLENFTQQYRVNLGALHTLLRQYEEANRAGIRVDALRPRWDFSGAFYFVSTVVSTIGFGMTTPATIAGKIFLILYGLIGCAATILFFNLFLERIITMLAYVMRWCHERRLRCAGVGVMSSREESAHEEDSLEGWKPSVYYVMMILGVASVVIACSASTLYSSMENWSYVDSLYFCFVAFSTIGFGDLVSSQRQQYESQEAYRLGNCLFILMGVCCIYSLFNVISIIIKQTLNWMVGKLVCSGPSRPCSCCTPSGWWLCCPCLQKKHHNQRSLPAHFRQKRLKRNTVQPITSHRPAGRHRYTEGSVETVCDSETDAGAVPDEKQLSETAHQGPRQSYGHQNGFSGGVGALAVMNNRLQETSVDSGSLCRQWGPAVSSMASSGVQKR, from the exons ATGGCTCAGAGGAGGGCTACtggtggctgctgctgctgctccaggatgTCCGTGAATGAAGACAACGCCCGTTTCTGCTTGCTGGCCGGACTCATCCTGCTCTATTTACTGTGTGGCGCAGCTATCTTCTCAGCCTTGGAGCACCCCTTTGAAATGCGAGCCCGTCGTCGTTGGAAACAGCAGCTGGAAAACTTCACCCAGCAATACAGGGTCAACCTGGGCGCTCTGCACACCCTACTCCGTCAGTACGAAGAGGCAAACAGAGCAGGGATCAGAGTGGATGCATTGAGGCCTCGTTGGGACTTTTCTGGGGCTTTCTATTTTGTGAGCACAGTTGTCTCCACTATCG GTTTTGGCATGACCACGCCAGCAACTATAGCTGGAAAAATATTCTTGATTCTTTATGGTCTCATTGGCTGTGCCGCGACCATTCTCTTCTTCAACCTCTTCCTGGAGAGGATCATCACCATGTTAGCTTATGTCATGCGTTGGTGTCACGAGCGTCGGCTGAGGTGTGCTGGAGTTGGCGTGATGTCGAGCAGGGAGGAATCTGCCCATGAGGAGGACAGCCTGGAAGGCTGGAAACCATCAGTATATTACGTAATGATGATCCTGGGAGTGGCTTCGGTTGTGATTGCGTGCAGTGCTTCCACTCTTTACAGTTCCATGGAGAACTGGAGCTACGTGGACTCCCTATACTTCTGCTTTGTGGCCTTTAGCACCATCGGCTTTGGCGATCTGGTGAGTAGTCAGAGACAGCAGTATGAGTCTCAGGAGGCCTACCGACTCGGAAactgtcttttcattttaatgggGGTGTGTTGCATCTACTCACTTTTCAACGtaatctccatcatcatcaagcAAACTCTGAACTGGATGGTGGGGAAGCTGGTTTGCTCAGGGCCCAGCCGGCCCTGCTCCTGCTGCACGCCTAGTGGCTGGTGGCTGTGCTGCCCCTGCCTCCAGAAGAAACATCACAACCAGAGGAGCCTGCCTGCACATTTCAGGCAAAAGCGTTTAAAACGCAACACTGTGCAGCCAATCACGTCCCACCGCCCCGCAGGAAGACACCGTTACACAGAGGGCTCTGTGGAGACAGTGTGTGACAGTGAGACGGATGCAGGTGCAGTGCctgatgag AAGCAGCTGAGTGAAACGGCTCACCAGGGCCCGAGGCAAAGCTACGGCCATCAGAATGGATTTTCGGGTGGTGTGGGGGCCTTAGCCGTAATGAATAATCGCCTACAGGAAACAAGTGTGGATAG TGGAAGTCTATGCAGACAATGGGGTCCTGCAGTGAGCAGCATGGCCAGTTCCGGAGTTCAGAAGAGATGA
- the rtn2b gene encoding reticulon-2b — MASKIMDLVYWRKMSTTGVVFTGLVIGLASLFQLSAITVLSHVCLGAMCVTFPLRLYYKLLELLRWNPGVHPFQSYLDNDSSLTDKETVMLVEETVLLIAFAITEIKRLIFIESVIDSIKFVLFLYLLTFIGVLTNGLTLVITGVIAVFSFPLLYKKQQVRIRRMVRAVKNFVKKIQNRCLSLYESVRPSAAPEPAPKPAPAPAAAPAPKQKAKSK, encoded by the exons ATGGCCTCCAAAA TTATGGATCTGGTGTACTGGCGGAAAATGAGCACGACTGGTGTGGTGTTCACGGGGCTGGTTATCGGTCTAGCCAGTCTATTCCAGCTCAGCGCCATCACTGTGCTCTCCCATGTCTGTCTGGGGGCCATGTGTGTCACCTTCCCCCTGCGCCTCTACTATAAACTACTGGAGCTGCTGCGCTGGAACCCAGGGGTCCATCCCTTCCA GTCGTATCTGGATAATGACAGCTCTCTGACAGACAAAGAGACGGTGATGCTGGTGGAGGAGACGGTGCTACTGATTGCCTTCGCCATCACAGAGATCAAACGCCTAATTTTCATTGAAAGCGTAATTGACTCTATTAAG tttgttttgttcCTGTATCTGCTCACATTCATCGGCGTCCTCACCAACGGCCTGACTCTGGTGATAACTG GTGTGATTGCagttttttcctttcctcttttgtATAAAAAACAGCAG gTACGAATAAGGAGGATGGTTAGAGCCGTGAAAAATTTTGTAAAGAAAATCCAAAACAG GTGCCTTAGTCTCTATGAGTCAGTTAGACCCTCTGCTGCCCCGGAACCTGCCCCAAAACCTGCACCTGCACCTGCAGCCGCCCCTGCCCCCAAACAAAAGGCCAAATCCAAATAA
- the ppm1nb gene encoding protein phosphatase, Mg2+/Mn2+ dependent, 1Nb (putative) isoform X1 codes for MRTSRKGSVEMPAFMRQLVKETEKRVSSFFKGGRGGAAEGEHQGEGEKEEVIPSPYLDRPVLDKLAEEGCARWGLTYALGSMQGWRANMEDFHNCVPQLGGELADWSFFAVFDGHAGSTVAQHCSQHLLGHILATGRMGPDDDPEKVKGALVEGFLQTDKHLHCVARREGWERGGTTVVATLISPYYIYFANCGDSRAMLCRSGQVRFSTEDHKPYSPLEKERIESAGGSVTIQRINGSLAVSRALGDFTYKGAENRTPSQQMVSPEPEVCVVERSPADEFLVLACDGVWDTISNEDLCAFIHNRLRVCTDLRDVCTQVIDLCLYKGSLDNISIILLCFPGAPQLSAEALHQEAELEDLLESKVAEIYNELLVQGEEPDLLSVLTVLASAVIPGLPPGGGIQSKRNCIIAAYYQQRESHKTTTTNVLGAF; via the exons ATGAGGACATCCAGGAAAGGCAGCGTGGAGATGCCAGCATTTATGCGGCAGCTGgtgaaagagacagagaagagggTGAGTTCTTTCTTCAAAGGGGgccgtggaggagcagcagagggagAGCATCAAGGGGAGGGGGAAAAGGAGGAGGTCATCCCTAGCCCCTACTTGGATCGGCCGGTTCTGGACAAGCTAGCAGAGGAAGGCTGCGCTCGCTGGGGCCTTACTTACGCCCTGGGGAGCATGCAGGGCTGGAGGGCCAACATGGAGGACTTCCACAACTGTGTGCCACAGCTGGGGGGAGAGCTGGCTGACTGGAGCTTCTTCGCTGTGTTCGATGGACATGCaggcagcacagtggcacaACACTGCTCCCAGCACCTCCTGGGTCACATCTTGGCCACAG GTAGAATGGGACCTGACGATGATCCCGAGAAGGTGAAAGGAGCCCTGGTTGAGGGctttctccagacagacaagcacCTGCACTGTGTGGCCCGTCGTGAAGGATGGGAGAGAGGCGGCACCACCGTGGTGGCCACTCTGATCTCACCGTATTACATCTACTTTGCCAACTGTGGCGACTCGCGGGCCATGCTGTGTCGCTCTGGCCAGGTTCGCTTCTCCACTGAGGATCACAAACCATATAGCCCTCTTGAGAAAGAACGCATTGAGAGTGCAGGCGGTTCTGTGACCATCCAAAGGATCAACGGCTCCCTGGCAGTGTCCCGCGCTCTGGGAGACTTCACCTACAAGGGGGCAGAGAACCGAACCCCCAGCCAGCAGATGGTGTCGCCAGAgccagaggtgtgtgtggtggagcgCTCACCTGCAGACGAGTTCCTGGTGCTGGCCTGCGACGGGGTGTGGGACACCATCAGCAACGAGGACCTGTGCGCCTTTATCCACAACCGGTTGCGTGTTTGCACCGACCTGAGGGACGTCTGCACTCAAGTCATCGACCTCTGTCTCTATAAG GGCAGTTTGGACAACATCAGCATCATCCTGCTGTGCTTTCCTGGAGCCCCTCAGCTGTCAGCAGAGGCACTACACCAGGAGGCCGAGCTGGAGGACCTGCTGGAGTCCAAAGTAGCAG AGATTTATAATGAGCTGCTTGTCCAAGGGGAAGAACCTGACCTTCTGTCCGTCCTCACGGTCCTTGCATCTGCTGTAATCCCTGGATTACCACCAGGGGGAGGCATTCAGAGCAA AAGGAACTGCATTATTGCTGCTTACTATCAACAAAGAGAGTCACATAAAACCACAACGACAAAT GTTCTGGGAGCCTTCTGA